A window of Microbacterium sp. Root61 genomic DNA:
CACCAGCTCCGTGCCCGTCGGTGCGCGCTCCGGATCCGGCAGCTGCCACCCATGCTGCTCCAGGAGCCGGCTCGCCGCGGGATCCACGAGGTGCTTCCACGGCGAGAAGAGGCGCGTGTGGCCCCACTGGCGGACGCTGGCCGCCGCGGAGTCGCCCACTTCGAAAATGACGAAGTCGATGCCGCGTTCGACCAGATGAGCAGCGGCGGCCAGGCCGACCGGACCGGCACCGATGATCGCGACCGGCAGTTTCGTCGAACGATCGTTCGTCGCAACGTGGGGAGTCAGATCTAGCAGGGTCACAACAGCCTCCAATGGATATCGATGAACATCGATGCTCAATTGTGCAGCCATCTATTGATACCTGTCAATATCGACTATGATCGATGCATGACCACGATGCTCGAGGTGACCGACGTCACTGCCGGTTCCTGCTGCGCGTCGCTCGTGCGCGAGCCGCTCACCGCGGCCGAAGCCGACCAACTCGCGACGACCCTGAAGGCCCTCGCCGACCCGGCACGCCTGCGCCTGCTGTCGATCGTGGCGGCCTCGGAGGGTGCAGAAGCGTGTGTCTGCGATCTGATCGAACCGGTCGGACTCAGTCAGCCGACGGTCTCGCACCACCTGAAGGTGCTCACCACGGCAGGATTCCTCGAGCGCAGCAAGCGCGGCACGTGGGCGTACTACAAGCTCGTCCCCGGCGCGCTCGACCGAATCTCGCAGCTCCTCGTCGCCTCGTGAGCCCGGCGAACGCCCGCGCCCTCGCCGGCGAATTCCTCGGCAGCGCGCTGCTGGCCGCGGTCGTGGTCGG
This region includes:
- a CDS encoding ArsR/SmtB family transcription factor translates to MTTMLEVTDVTAGSCCASLVREPLTAAEADQLATTLKALADPARLRLLSIVAASEGAEACVCDLIEPVGLSQPTVSHHLKVLTTAGFLERSKRGTWAYYKLVPGALDRISQLLVAS